The genomic segment TGCCGACGTGGACGGCAACGGCGAGTTCGACGGACCGCTCGAGCCGTGATCCGAGCCGCGACCGCGGCCTTCCTGATCGTTGCAACCGGCGCCGCCCTCACGGGCGGCGCCGGTTCGACTTTGGGGCAGGCGCAAGACACTCCCCGACACGACGCGGCGCCTTCCTCGGCGCAGGAGTCGATCCATTCGGCCTCGCCGGCAGCCGGCGCTACGGCGCCTGCGGAGACGAAGCCGGACACGCCCACGCAACGACAGCCGGCGACGAAGACGCCGACACAGCAGCCGACGGCGCAGCCCTCTTCGCCTGGCTCGCCCTCGCCCGCTCCTGCCAGGAAGGTTCGCGCCGCCGGTGGTCAGGCCATTCTTTCGTCGGCCGAGAATGCGGCGCTGATGGTCAGCGGCATCATCCAGAGCTCACGCAAACTGGATGCGACCGGATGGACGGCGGAGCTGGCCGTGGATCGCAAGCTGCTCGGCGACGTCCAGGTCGGCACGACCGTGCAGATTGCGTGGGAAGAGCTGGCCGCGTCGCGGCAAGTGCGCTTCGACGACGGCGAGCGCGTGCTGGTCGTGCTCGAACCGTTGCCGGCGCAGAGCCTGTGGGCCAGGCGTTTCGCGGATGCGCAGAAGCGAGTGTACGTCGTCGCGCGCAATGGCGAGGCGTTCCTGCGCAGCCCCGACGCGACGACGCTCAACTCGCTCGAACACTATCTGGCGATGGGCCGCGAGGCTCGCAAGGGCGCGCCCGGAGCGAGGCGCCTGGCCGAGCTGATTGCATCGGGCCATCGGGCGATAGCGATGGAGGCGCTCGACGTTCTCGAGAACCGGACCGATCTCGCCGCCGCTCTCGGCGACGACGGCGGCTCGCTGCTTCTTCAGGCCGCGCGCTCGGAAGGACGCGACCACGCCATCCGTGCCCGTGCGCTGCGGCTTGCCGCCAAGAGCGGGCTGCGTGGCGTCAAGGAGGCCGCGCTGGCGCTGGCGCAGCCGGGCTCATCCATGCGCGCCGAAGCGTACCGTGCGCTGGGGATCCTGCCGCACGGCCTGACGCCGCAGGAGGCCGAAGCGCTGCTGGACGATCCCGATCCCGAGCTGCGTGTCGTGGGAATCGCGCTGGCCACCGACCCGGCCAAACGCGAGCGGCTCATCAAGATGGCGCGCAGCGACGATTCACCGACCGTCCGCGCAACGGCCGGTGCCACCCTTCTCGTCCGCCACCGCGAGCAGGCCATCCAGGACGCGCTGCCGCTCCTGGAGGACAAGGACCGCAACGTGCGAGCCGCCATCGGACACGCGCTCGGAGAGCTCGGAGATGCTGCGATCGAGCCGCTCAAGCGCGTCGTGGAGACCGGTAGCGAGGACGCGGCAGTGGCAGCCGTCCTCGGCCTGGCCAATGCGGGTGCCGAAGGCGGCGTCGCGCTGGTGTCGATCGGCCATCTGCATCCGAGCGAGAAGGTGCGCACCGCAGCCAATCTCGCGCTCGGCAAGGGACCGCCGAAGGCGCACGGGCACACGCACTGAGCTGCATCGCGGGTGCAGCGGGCAAAAAAAAGGGATCGCTGCGGAGCGGATGAGAACTGCCCAGAGCGGCACCGGCCGAGGCGGCGTCGCACCGCCGCCGCGGCCGGCGATCGTCTCACGCTCGTACGTAGCGCGAGGCCGGGCTCAGGCACGCGCGGCGTGCGCGGCCAGCGAGTGGGTGGCGGCCGCCGCGACGCGCTCGCGGCGGATCAGATAGATCATCGCGCCGATGCTGCCCGTGGTCAGCACGAGCATCAGGTACGGCAGCGGGTTGATCCCTTTCTGCCGCGCATCGCCGATCATCCAGATCGTGAAGAACGTCAGCGCCAGCACGAGATCGAACATGATCTGCATGGTGGCGGCGTTGGCCGTTGCCGCCTCGAAGAGGCCGACGACGCCGTAGTGGTAGAGGACGTAGCCGGTAAACGCTGCGAACTCCGCCAGGACGAAGAGAAGGCCGATCTGCTTGAGGTTCATGGGCTGCTCCTTGCGTGGACTTTCGTAGTCCAGGTTTGTGGGGCCTGCTGCGGCCCGTCGTTGTCGGCAGCCCACGATCCAAGCGTCGTGCCACGGACGTGACCGGCCCTCCCGCTTCCGTCTGGCTCGTCACGGCGCGCGGCGTTGCGGCGCATCCACCCGCGTTGCGGACGTGCAACGTCCCACGTGACCGATGGCTGTACTGGCCCGCGGGGTTGGGCGACAATGCTGCATCGGCCGCGGCTCAAAGCTTGCTTTTGTACGCCCATGGAACCGGAACCGATTCCTTCTCCCTCCCCTGCCCTGCGCGCGAGCCGCGGCTGGCGCTGGATCGGCGCCGCGCTCGGCCTCGGCCTCGGCCTGTTCGATGCGATGCTGCTGTCGTCGGCGATGGGCGTCGACTTCCGGCTCAACGGCGAATCGGGAACGTTGTTCGTCGGTGCCTACTTCGGCGTCAGCCTGGCGATCGTCGGCTTCCTGCTCGGAGAGACGATGGAAGCGCGGCGGCGCGATCGTGAGGCGGCGGCGCTGATCGAGCAGCAGAACCAGACGATCCTGGCTACGCGCGCCCGCCTGCTGCAGAGCGAGAAGCTGGCAGCGCTCGGGCAGCTGGCCGCCGCCATCGCGCACGAGGTGCGAAACCCGCTCGGAATCATCCGGTCCGCC from the Candidatus Limnocylindrales bacterium genome contains:
- a CDS encoding HEAT repeat domain-containing protein, with product MIRAATAAFLIVATGAALTGGAGSTLGQAQDTPRHDAAPSSAQESIHSASPAAGATAPAETKPDTPTQRQPATKTPTQQPTAQPSSPGSPSPAPARKVRAAGGQAILSSAENAALMVSGIIQSSRKLDATGWTAELAVDRKLLGDVQVGTTVQIAWEELAASRQVRFDDGERVLVVLEPLPAQSLWARRFADAQKRVYVVARNGEAFLRSPDATTLNSLEHYLAMGREARKGAPGARRLAELIASGHRAIAMEALDVLENRTDLAAALGDDGGSLLLQAARSEGRDHAIRARALRLAAKSGLRGVKEAALALAQPGSSMRAEAYRALGILPHGLTPQEAEALLDDPDPELRVVGIALATDPAKRERLIKMARSDDSPTVRATAGATLLVRHREQAIQDALPLLEDKDRNVRAAIGHALGELGDAAIEPLKRVVETGSEDAAVAAVLGLANAGAEGGVALVSIGHLHPSEKVRTAANLALGKGPPKAHGHTH
- a CDS encoding DUF2834 domain-containing protein, which encodes MNLKQIGLLFVLAEFAAFTGYVLYHYGVVGLFEAATANAATMQIMFDLVLALTFFTIWMIGDARQKGINPLPYLMLVLTTGSIGAMIYLIRRERVAAAATHSLAAHAARA